In Desulfurellaceae bacterium, the following proteins share a genomic window:
- a CDS encoding VOC family protein yields MARPRGMSHVALCARDFDRSLHFYRDLLGFKVAQEGTNVEGQGEDAGIYRVKNRKIKFATLRYGRVKKGPYGMTEDAPIVVIIAPEGKPPTGRSIKVDQVGISHIGFWVKGLNAMYRDLKAKGVKFAAAPHVLAKTKEGTIRSAFAEDPDGILIQLDEMVPAKQAA; encoded by the coding sequence ATGGCAAGACCAAGAGGAATGTCCCATGTTGCGCTGTGCGCCCGCGACTTTGACCGCTCGCTGCATTTCTACCGCGATCTGCTCGGCTTCAAGGTCGCCCAGGAGGGCACCAACGTCGAAGGCCAAGGCGAGGATGCGGGCATCTACCGGGTCAAAAACCGCAAGATCAAATTTGCCACCCTGCGCTACGGTCGGGTGAAAAAGGGGCCGTACGGCATGACTGAGGACGCCCCGATCGTGGTCATCATCGCGCCGGAAGGCAAGCCGCCGACCGGCCGAAGCATCAAGGTCGATCAGGTCGGCATCTCGCATATCGGCTTCTGGGTCAAAGGGCTCAACGCGATGTACAGAGACCTCAAGGCCAAGGGGGTGAAGTTCGCCGCCGCGCCGCACGTCCTGGCCAAGACCAAAGAGGGCACCATCCGCAGCGCGTTTGCCGAAGACCCGGATGGCATCCTGATCCAGCTCGACGAAATGGTCCCGGCCAAGCAGGCCGCCTAA
- a CDS encoding tetratricopeptide repeat protein, which translates to MSDDSSWEAKNHAATQLHLQGRYAEAEDLFVAALEEVEQSGQEDLRLALVLNNLANLYHNQNKYDRAEPLYRRALAIREALLEPTHLLVAQSLNNLASLCRDRSQYAEAESLIKRSLAIKENLHGARHMSLTNSINTLAAIYGDQSRYAEAEELFKRSLDIRQDAFGPHHPSVASSLVGLGETYVGQGHYPEARAVFERALRVREEALGPEHPAVAAVLEAEARLLRKMEREAEAQEAEARAQAIRARNA; encoded by the coding sequence ATGAGTGACGATTCATCCTGGGAGGCCAAGAATCACGCCGCGACCCAACTCCACCTGCAGGGCCGCTACGCCGAAGCCGAGGACCTCTTTGTGGCCGCCCTCGAAGAGGTCGAACAGTCCGGTCAGGAAGACCTGCGCCTGGCGTTGGTCCTGAACAATCTGGCCAATCTGTACCATAATCAGAACAAATATGACCGGGCCGAGCCCTTGTATCGACGCGCCCTGGCCATTCGCGAAGCGCTGCTCGAGCCCACCCATCTGCTCGTCGCCCAGAGCCTCAACAACCTGGCCTCGCTGTGCCGTGACCGCAGTCAATACGCCGAGGCCGAAAGCCTGATCAAGCGCTCGCTGGCGATCAAGGAAAACCTTCACGGCGCGCGTCACATGAGCCTCACCAACAGCATCAACACCCTGGCCGCGATCTATGGCGACCAGAGCCGTTATGCCGAGGCCGAGGAGCTGTTCAAGCGGTCGTTGGACATCAGACAGGACGCCTTTGGCCCCCACCATCCGTCTGTCGCCAGCAGTCTGGTTGGCCTGGGCGAGACCTACGTCGGCCAAGGGCACTACCCGGAGGCTCGGGCGGTTTTTGAGCGGGCGCTGCGCGTCAGGGAAGAGGCGCTCGGCCCGGAGCACCCAGCGGTGGCGGCCGTGCTGGAGGCCGAGGCGCGACTGCTGAGGAAGATGGAGCGTGAGGCCGAGGCCCAAGAGGCGGAAGCTCGGGCTCAGGCAATCCGCGCCCGGAATGCCTGA